The genomic interval GCGAAGAAAAATATTGCTAAAACGGGGAATACACCAGGTGTGACGAAAGCGCAGCAATGGATTAAAGTAGGCAAGGAAATGGAGCTGCTCGATACACCGGGAATTCTTTGGCCGAAATTTGAGGACCAAGAGGTAGGCTTGAAGCTAGCATTAACAGGAGCTATTAAAGATACTATTTTAAATTTACATGAGGTATCGCTCTACGGCCTTCGCTTTTTAGAAAGAGAATATCCAGAGCGGCTGCAATCGCGCTATAACTTAGATCAGATTCCAGAAGAAACCGTGGAGCTTTTCGATGCGGTTGGTCAATTCCGTGGCTGTTTAGCTGGCGGTGGTCTTGTCGATTATGATAAGACGGCTGAATTAGTTGTTCGAGAGATTCGTTCCGAAAAATTAGGGCCTCTTACATTTGAAGTACCTGGTGAAGAACGAGAAGATATAGAAGAATAATTAATGGATACGGAGCTGGATGTTTTCGCTCCGTATTTTTGTGCAATAAGACAGCATGCAATTTTTGATAAGTGTTGGTGTCTAATTTTATACCTGACCCCCTTAGCTAATAGCTATTCAAATTTAATATCTATCAATCAAGGGCCGGGCGGCGTTTTTTCTAATTAGATGCTGTAGAATGACAGTGGGATAGCCGATAATGAATATAACAGGTGAGAATATGGACACACGTATGAGTATTAAAGAAATAGCATTGAAATTACAAGAGATTACGAATCCGAATGATGATTTTTTCATTCAATGTCAGCATGATGAGCGCAAAGGTGTTATCAATTTAGTGAAGAAATGGGAGCGTTCGTTTGAAAAAGAGCTGCAATTAAAGCAGCATTTTATCACTATGTCTCAATATGAACGAGAGTTGCGAAAGCAAGGGTTTGCGCTTATTGCTGGAATTGACGAGGTAGGGAGAGGTCCGCTTGCAGGTCCTGTTGTGGCGAGCGCGGTTATGTTGCCAGAGACGTTTTATTTGCCGGGACTCAATGATTCTAAAAAAATACCCGAAATAAAGCGTGAATTGTTTTATGAAACGATTATGCAAGAAGCGATTGCGGTCGGAATAGGCATTGTTGATAATGAAGAAATTGATGCGATTAATATTTATCAAGCAACGAAGAAAGCGATGATTACCGCGATTTCTGAATTACGCGAGCAACCGAATCATCTTTTAATTGATGCAATGGAGCTTGAAGTGGACATTCCGCAGTATTCCATTATTAAAGGAGATGCTAAAAGTATTTCTATTTCTGCAGCATCGATTATTGCAAAAGTGACGCGGGATCGCATGATGAAGGAATATGCAAAGCAATATCCCGAATATGGTTTCGAACATAATATGGGGTACGGGACGAGTGTACATTTAGAGGCGCTATCCCGATATGGACTGACACCATGGCATAGAAAAAGCTTTTCGCCTATTAAAGAAATGATTCATCGTGGGTAATTGTATGGAAGGAGATGAGAAGTGTGCAATTTGTAACGATGGGGGCCCAAGTCCATACATCTACAAATGTAGATTCCGGTCTCGCATTTAAAGCTGGACAAATCTTTTTCGGGAAAGTAAATAAAATTTACCCGAATCAAATAGCCGAAGTGCGAATTGGCAATCAAAAACTTATCGCTACTTTAGAAGCTCCTTTGCAAGCAGGAGAACGCTATTGGCTGCAAGTTCAATCTAATGAGAGGAAGCCTGTGTTAAAGGTATTAGATACACCGCATGCCGCCCAGACGATGAATATGAAAGCAGCCGCTCAACAATTGATTGTGCACCTTGGGATAACTGCGAATGCGGAGGCAGCAGAACTTGCTGAGTTTCTTATGAGAAATCAGTTTCCCATTACTAAAGATTCGTTCCAAACGGCCCTGCAATGGCTGAAATTAACAGACTCTTCTCAATCTGGCTTAGCGACGATTAAAACGATGTATGTTCAACAATTGCCTTTTGTTGAGGATGTTTTTAAAGCTCTATTAGCCCAGTCTAAAGGAGAATCTCTACATAATATGCTTGGCGATTTGCTTGGCAAGCTCACTTCAGCATCTACTGGCACAGCGACAACACATCAATTAAAAGAAGTACTAGAGTCGCTTGTTATATCGAAACAAGGACATCTACAAGAAACAGGCTTATTGAAGCTTGTAAGTCAATGGGCAAGTCCAGATGCAGCTCCTGACCTTAAAGCAGGAGCATTTAGTTTACTTCAGAAAGTTGGTTTGATTTCTCCTTCGTTTTCGGAAGCAGAATTTTTAACGAAACTAGTTACAGATTCACAAATAAGCGATGTCCCTCAGGCTAAAACAGAGCTTGCTATGAAGTGGCAGCAAGGGATGCAGCTGCTTGCTGATTATAAAACAGCGCTACAAAATGGAGATCATCGTACTGTATATCTTCAAAATGTGACAAACTGGTTGGCTGAGCAACAAGGAGTGCCAAAAGCTCCATTAACAAGCTTGGTACAAGGACAACAGCTAGCGGCAACGAGTGTAAGCTCAGCCGATTTTGCTCAGCAGCCTGCCAATTCAGCTGCGCTTTTAAAGATAAATCCTCAGCAAACTGATTTACCAAAGTTGACGATGGACATAGTGGAAATGCTAGTTACTGAAAGTGAGAGCAAATCTGTTCTAACATCATTTTTAAATTTGTTGAATCCAAATCGTTCACAGGTAAATGGTGCGAAGGAGGCTTTAACGAACCAATTGTTATCATTTTCACAAAATCCCTCTGAGAGCTCAGTATTACCACATGAAAAAGCAGTTTTACAAGTACTAGCATCAGAGTTTCAAATGACAGATTTGACGACAGGAACAGCCGTATATTCTCACTTGAAGGACATCGTCAAAATATTAGGGCTACAATTCGAGCATGTACTGGCGCATGCACAAAATGCGAATCCGACTGCTTTAGAAGAAGAGCTTGTGACGTTAAAGCCGCTGCTGCTTAAGTTGCTTCAGGAACAGCAGCATCCAGCTGTTATTAAAGAGCTGGCGGAACAGATTGTGAATCGTTTAACCGCTCAGCAAATTATGTCACAAGAAAATGGGCCGCTTCAAAATGTTTTGCTGACGTTACCATTAAATATAGGGAAATATGAAACCGATGTTACTTTACAATGGAGCGGCCGTCGAACACAAGAAGGTGGTATTGATCCAAATTATTGTAGAATTTTATTTTACTTAGATCTTGAACAATTAAAGGAAACGGTTATTGATATGCAAGTTCAAAATCGAGTGATTAAAGTCGCTGTCATGAATGAACAGAGTGAGACATTAGAAAACATGGCAAGTCCTTATATCGGTCTCTTACGAAGCAGTCTTGAACAATTAAATTATAAATTATCTGGTGTATTATTTGAAAATACGCTTATGAAACATGGGAAGGAAAAAAGGAACCAGTCGACTTCGTATCCAGTGGCTGGTTCCTACAATGGAGTGGATGTTCGAATATGATAGAGGATAAACGAGCAGAAGCTATTGCTTTGAAGTACGATTCTGAAAAAGACTTGGCTCCCAAAGTATTGGCTAAAGGAAAAGGGAAGGTAGCAGAGAACATTTTAGAAAAGGCAAAAGAGCTAAATATTCCTGTCCAAAAGGATCCGTCACTAACTGAGCTTCTAGGGAAATTGGATATTAATGAAACCATACCAGATGAATTGTACCGCGCGGTGGCTGAGGTATTTGCCTTTATTTATAAAATGGATCGAGATGCAGAATCGCGTAATAGATAAAACTATTTTAATATAATGTTGATTTAGTAAAAACATAGCTTAGGCTATGTTTTTTTCTTTATTTTAGTTAATTATCTGGTCCAAATAAGAGAATATAGTAGACAATATTTTTAACATTTTATACAATAAATTGGAAGTATATGATAAAAGTGCTATTAAATCCCTTGTTTTATAAAGGAAATACATTAGCCTATTTATATACTGATATAGAAGCTGTGCGAGAAGAACTTGTTGGAGAATATTTTCTCGAAATAAGGGGGATGGAAACATGAATATCCATGAGTATCAAGGCAAAGAGATTTTAAAGAAATATGGGGTGTCTGTACCGAACGGACGAGTTGCGTATACGGTTGAGGAAGCGGTTGATGCAGCAAAAGAACTAGGGACAGATGTCGTTGTTGTCAAGGCTCAAATCCATGCCGGGGGACGTGGAAAAGCCGGTGGTGTGAAGGTAGCAAAAGATCTTAAAGAAGTGCGTACATATGCCGAAGAACTTCTTGGGAAAACACTTGTAACGCATCAAACCGGACCATCTGGCAAAGAAGTAAAACGATTGCTTATTGAAGAGGGATGCGATATTCAAAAGGAATATTATATCGGTTTTGTTTTGGATCGTGATTCCGATTGTATCGTACTTATGGCTTCTGAAGAAGGGGGCACAGACATCGAAGAAGTAGCAGAAAAGAATCCAGAGAAGATTTTTAAAGAATATATCGATCCAGTTGTTGGATTAGTACCTTATCAGGCGCGAAAGATTGCTTTTCAAATAAATATACCAGATCAAGTGATTAATAAAGCTGTAACGTTCATGCTTGGATTATATAGAGTGTTTATTGAAAAAGACTGTTCAATTGTAGAAATTAATCCGTTAGTTGTAACGGGAGATAATCAGGTTTTAGCGTTAGATGCCAAGTTTAATTTTGATGACAATGCTTTATATCGTCAAAAAGAGGTTATGGCTTATCGGGATTTAGATGAAGAAGATGCAAAAGAAATTGAAGCCTCTAAATATCAGTTAAGTTACATTTCATTAGAAGGAAATATCGGTTGCATGGTCAATGGTGCAGGACTTGCGATGGCAACGATGGACATTATTAAACATTATAATGGTGACCCGGCTAACTTCCTTGATGTAGGGGGCGGTGCGACGGAAGAAAAGGTAAAAGAAGCATTCAAAATTATTTTATCAGATAGTCAGGTTAGAGGAATTTTCGTTAATATTTTTGGAGGAATTATGAAGTGTGACATTATTGCTGCGGGAGTAGTAGCAGCAGCGAAGGAATTGGGTCTCGATGTGCCGCTTGTTGTTCGTTTAGAAGGTACAAATGTTGAATTAGGTAAACAAATTTTACGAGAATCCGGCTTGAATATTACAGCCGCAGAGTCGATGGCAGATGGTGCGCAAAAAATTGTCTCATTAGTTGGTTAATGAATGGAGGAGGGAATGTTATGGCGATTTTTGTTAATAAAGACACAAAGGTTATTGTTCAAGGGATTACAGGCTCAACAGCCGCGTTTCATACGAGTCAGATGCTTGATTATGGTACAAAAATTGTAGCGGGTGTAACACCGGGGAAAGGCGGCACAGAAATCGAAGGGGTTCCTGTTTATAATACAGTTGCAGAAGCTGTGCGCAAAACGAATGCAACCGCTTCTGTTATCTATGTTCCAGCTCCGTTTGCGGCAGATGCGATCCTAGAAGCAGTTGATGCTGAGCTAGACTTAGTGATTTGTATAACTGAGCATATTCCGGTGTTAGATATGGTAAAAGTAAAACGATATTTACAAGGCAAAAAGACGAGATTAATAGGACCGAACTGTCCAGGTGTCATTACAGCGGATGAATGTAAAATCGGCATTATGCCGGGCTATATTCATACAAAAGGGCATATAGGCGTTGTCTCTCGCTCAGGTACATTAACCTATGAAGCCGTGCATCAATTAACGAATGCAGGCATTGGACAAAGTACGGCTGTTGGGATTGGCGGTGACCCGGTCAATGGTACAGATTTTATTGATGTATTAAAGGCCTTCAATGAAGATCCGGATACACATGCTGTTATTATGATTGGTGAAATCGGCGGAACAGCTGAAGAGGAAGCGGCACGCTGGGTGAAGGCTAATATGAAGAAGCCTGTTGTTGGCTTTATCGGTGGTCGTACTGCACCTCCGGGAAAACGCATGGGGCATGCAGGTGCAATTATTGCTGGTGGAAAAGGAACGGCGGATGAAAAAATTCGTGTAATGAATGAATGCGGGATTCGAGTGGCAGCTACACCGTCTGTCATTGGAGAAACTTTGATTTCCGTTTTAAAAGAGAACGATCTTTATGAAGCTAGTAAAGTGCGTTAAATAATTAGGAAAACCGCCTTTGGCTTATTTTAAGTCAGAGGCGTTGTTGTATTAAGGTATAAATCGTAAGTGTACTAAAAAGTCAACTTGGCAAAGTACTGCATGCTTTTGCCGTCGACTTTTCTTCAAAAATCCCCCGTAAGGAGTGTCCTCATTTGAATCCAAAAGACAAGCTTATCCATCTTCATCATTGTCGCGGCGCTGGTTGGAAAACGATTCAAGCTATTGTTCAAGTCGATCCATTACTATCTTCTCTTTTTACAAAGTCATATGCTGAATGGAAGGATATCGTGCCGTTGCCTTCAAATAAGCTGCAAATGTTCTTTCGTGATTTACATTCGCTTTCTATTATGGAGAAACTAAGGAGATACGAAGAGTGCCATATTCAGTGTTTAACGATGTTTGACGAAGAATATCCTTATTTGCTTCAACAAATCTTTGACCCCCCTTGGGTGCTTTATATGAAAGGGAGAAAAGAATTATTAAAGGAACAGAACACATTAGCTATCGTCGGGACGAGAACGCCGACAACATACGGCCTAGGGGCATTAAAGACTATTCTTCCCAAGTTAGTTGAGAAGAACTTTACTATTATTAGTGGAGTCGCTGCAGGCATTGATGCTGCTGCTCATATGGTTACCCTTAATGAAGGAGGAAAAACCATCGGTGTTTTAGGAGGGGGGCTGCTGCACATTTATCCGAAAAGGAATGTACAATTGGCAGAGACAATGATGAAACAAGGTCTCTTGTTGTCAGAAATACCTCCGATGAGACGGGCAGAACCATGGATGTTTCCCGTGCGCAATCGAATTATTAGCGGTTTATCAAGAGGAGTGCTTGTTATAGAGGCGAGAAAAAGAAGTGGTACACTTATTACAGCACAGGCTGCTCTTGAGCAAGGAAGAGATGTCTATGCCTTGCCTGGGAATATTTTAAGTCCTCAGTCTACAGGTACTAATCAATTAATTCAGGATGGAGCCAAGCTTGTGCTAGCCGCTTCAGATATCGAGGAAGAGTATGCAAATCTTTTTTAAACGACTTTGTTAAACAATAGGGCGGTTCATAATATCTTGTAATCCAGCCTTTTATATAGGGGGAATTTTAGGGGGAATGTGCAAAAGTAATACAATTTATACAGGGAATTTTTATAAAAAGGGTTGAAATTTTTGTAAAATTGTTATAAATTTTGCAAAACCCCTTTTTGTCTAGATAGAGGTTAACAATGGAAAGAGATATTGACAAATGAATTTTGAATGATTAATAATAGTGAAGATTTATATTACCTCTTTGAGGAGGACTTGTTGAATGTCAGATTACTTAGTGATAGTAGAATCGCCGGCGAAGGCGAAGACGATAGAGCGTTACTTAGGAAAAAAATATAAAGTTAAAGCTTCAATGGGACATGTTCGCGATTTACCTAAAAGTCAAATGGGGGTAGATGTTGAGCAGGACTATGAGCCTAAATATATAACAATTCGCGGAAAAGGTCCTGTATTAAAGGAATTAAAGACCGCTGCTAAAAAAGCAAAGAAAATTTACCTCGCAGCTGACCCCGATAGAGAAGGGGAGGCGATTGCTTGGCATTTAGCTCATAGTTTAAATGTAGATATTCATTCAGATTGCCGTGTGGTATTTAATGAAATTACAAAGGATGCCATTAAAGAATCGTTTAAATCACCTAGACCAATTAATATGAGTCTAGTCGATGCTCAACAAGCGAGACGTGTTCTAGACCGCTTAGTAGGCTATAACATTAGTCCTTTGCTTTGGAAAAAAGTAAAAAAAGGACTAAGTGCAGGACGCGTTCAATCTGTGGCCGTTCGAATGATTATTGATCGCGAAAAAGAAATAAAAGATTTTGTTCCGGAAGAATATTGGAGCATTAGAGCGGATTTTGTTAAAGGAAAGGAACAATTCGAAGGTGCTTTTTTCAGCTTAAATGGTGAGCGAACGGAATTAAAAAGTGAAGAAGATGTGAAAAAAGTACTAGCTAACTTAGAGGGCAGTGAGTTTAAGATTGCAGGTGTAACTAAAAAAGAACGTAAGCGTAATCCCGCAGCGCCTTTCACAACGTCTTCTTTACAGCAAGAAGCGGCGCGGAAATTAAATTTTCGTGCTAAAAAAACGATGATGCTCGCTCAACAATTATATGAAGGAATTGAGCTTGGCAAAGAAGGAACCATCGGGTTAATTACTTATATGAGAACGGATTCTACACGAGTTTCGGACGTGGCTAAGCAAGAAGTGCATACATATATTGAAAGCACATACGGGCAAGAATATATGCAAGCAGAGCAGAGGAAAGAAAAGAAACAAACCAATGCGCAAGATGCTCATGAAGCTGTGCGACCAACGAGTACATTACGTGAACCGAGTTCGGTAAAAGAATTTCTTTCTCGTGATCAATTCCGTTTATATAAATTGATTTGGGAACGTTTTGTAGCTAGTCAGATGGCTGCAGCGGTTATGGATACGATGAGCGTTGATCTTCAAAATGGTCCTGTTTTATTCCGTGCTAATGGCTCGAAAATTAAGTTTCCAGGTTTTATGAAAGTGTACGTGGAAGGAACTGATGATTCCGTTGAGGAGAAAAATAATTTACTGCCAGATGTAGTGGAAGACGACATCTATTTTTCGAAAGATGTAGAGCCGAAGCAGCATTTTACGCAGCCGCCTCCACGCTATACAGAGGCAAGGCTTGTCCGTACATTAGAGGAGCTTGGAATAGGTCGACCATCAACGTATGCGCCAACCCTGGATACGATTCAGAAACGAGGATACGTAACGCTCGATAACAAACGTTTTGTGCCAACGGAGCTTGGAGAAATTGTGTTAGAGCTTATTCGTGAGTTTTTCCCAGATATTTTAGATGTTGAATTTACAGCCAAAATGGAGCAGCAATTTGATGGTGTCGAAGAAGGCCAGATAGAATGGATTAAAGTAATTGATGAATTTTATCAAGACTTTGCCATTGATTTAGCAAAAGCTGAAGCTGAAATGGAGAAAATCGAAATCAAAGATGAACCAGCAGGCGAAGATTGCGAAGAATGTGGTCATGAGATGGTCTTTAAAATGGGACGTTATGGAAAGTTTATGGCTTGCAGCAATTTCCCAGACTGTCGCAATACGAAGCCAATCGTAAAGAAAATTGGTGTGAAGTGTCCGAAGTGTAAGGAAGGCGACATCA from Peribacillus asahii carries:
- the topA gene encoding type I DNA topoisomerase, with product MSDYLVIVESPAKAKTIERYLGKKYKVKASMGHVRDLPKSQMGVDVEQDYEPKYITIRGKGPVLKELKTAAKKAKKIYLAADPDREGEAIAWHLAHSLNVDIHSDCRVVFNEITKDAIKESFKSPRPINMSLVDAQQARRVLDRLVGYNISPLLWKKVKKGLSAGRVQSVAVRMIIDREKEIKDFVPEEYWSIRADFVKGKEQFEGAFFSLNGERTELKSEEDVKKVLANLEGSEFKIAGVTKKERKRNPAAPFTTSSLQQEAARKLNFRAKKTMMLAQQLYEGIELGKEGTIGLITYMRTDSTRVSDVAKQEVHTYIESTYGQEYMQAEQRKEKKQTNAQDAHEAVRPTSTLREPSSVKEFLSRDQFRLYKLIWERFVASQMAAAVMDTMSVDLQNGPVLFRANGSKIKFPGFMKVYVEGTDDSVEEKNNLLPDVVEDDIYFSKDVEPKQHFTQPPPRYTEARLVRTLEELGIGRPSTYAPTLDTIQKRGYVTLDNKRFVPTELGEIVLELIREFFPDILDVEFTAKMEQQFDGVEEGQIEWIKVIDEFYQDFAIDLAKAEAEMEKIEIKDEPAGEDCEECGHEMVFKMGRYGKFMACSNFPDCRNTKPIVKKIGVKCPKCKEGDIIERKSKKRRLFYGCDTYPSCDFISWDKPLPRSCPKCEGILVEKKLKKGMQVQCIECDYKEEPQS
- the ylqF gene encoding ribosome biogenesis GTPase YlqF, with product MTIQWFPGHMAKARREVTEKLKLIDIIFELVDARIPASSRNPMIDEIIQHKPRIILLNKADMADPVKTKQWLQYFKAQGKTAIAINSQAGNGLNQITAAAKELLKEKHERMRAKGIKQPRAIRAMIVGIPNAGKSTLINRLAKKNIAKTGNTPGVTKAQQWIKVGKEMELLDTPGILWPKFEDQEVGLKLALTGAIKDTILNLHEVSLYGLRFLEREYPERLQSRYNLDQIPEETVELFDAVGQFRGCLAGGGLVDYDKTAELVVREIRSEKLGPLTFEVPGEEREDIEE
- the sucC gene encoding ADP-forming succinate--CoA ligase subunit beta, translating into MNIHEYQGKEILKKYGVSVPNGRVAYTVEEAVDAAKELGTDVVVVKAQIHAGGRGKAGGVKVAKDLKEVRTYAEELLGKTLVTHQTGPSGKEVKRLLIEEGCDIQKEYYIGFVLDRDSDCIVLMASEEGGTDIEEVAEKNPEKIFKEYIDPVVGLVPYQARKIAFQINIPDQVINKAVTFMLGLYRVFIEKDCSIVEINPLVVTGDNQVLALDAKFNFDDNALYRQKEVMAYRDLDEEDAKEIEASKYQLSYISLEGNIGCMVNGAGLAMATMDIIKHYNGDPANFLDVGGGATEEKVKEAFKIILSDSQVRGIFVNIFGGIMKCDIIAAGVVAAAKELGLDVPLVVRLEGTNVELGKQILRESGLNITAAESMADGAQKIVSLVG
- the sucD gene encoding succinate--CoA ligase subunit alpha: MAIFVNKDTKVIVQGITGSTAAFHTSQMLDYGTKIVAGVTPGKGGTEIEGVPVYNTVAEAVRKTNATASVIYVPAPFAADAILEAVDAELDLVICITEHIPVLDMVKVKRYLQGKKTRLIGPNCPGVITADECKIGIMPGYIHTKGHIGVVSRSGTLTYEAVHQLTNAGIGQSTAVGIGGDPVNGTDFIDVLKAFNEDPDTHAVIMIGEIGGTAEEEAARWVKANMKKPVVGFIGGRTAPPGKRMGHAGAIIAGGKGTADEKIRVMNECGIRVAATPSVIGETLISVLKENDLYEASKVR
- the dprA gene encoding DNA-processing protein DprA, translated to MNPKDKLIHLHHCRGAGWKTIQAIVQVDPLLSSLFTKSYAEWKDIVPLPSNKLQMFFRDLHSLSIMEKLRRYEECHIQCLTMFDEEYPYLLQQIFDPPWVLYMKGRKELLKEQNTLAIVGTRTPTTYGLGALKTILPKLVEKNFTIISGVAAGIDAAAHMVTLNEGGKTIGVLGGGLLHIYPKRNVQLAETMMKQGLLLSEIPPMRRAEPWMFPVRNRIISGLSRGVLVIEARKRSGTLITAQAALEQGRDVYALPGNILSPQSTGTNQLIQDGAKLVLAASDIEEEYANLF
- a CDS encoding ribonuclease HII gives rise to the protein MNITGENMDTRMSIKEIALKLQEITNPNDDFFIQCQHDERKGVINLVKKWERSFEKELQLKQHFITMSQYERELRKQGFALIAGIDEVGRGPLAGPVVASAVMLPETFYLPGLNDSKKIPEIKRELFYETIMQEAIAVGIGIVDNEEIDAINIYQATKKAMITAISELREQPNHLLIDAMELEVDIPQYSIIKGDAKSISISAASIIAKVTRDRMMKEYAKQYPEYGFEHNMGYGTSVHLEALSRYGLTPWHRKSFSPIKEMIHRG
- a CDS encoding EscU/YscU/HrcU family type III secretion system export apparatus switch protein; amino-acid sequence: MIEDKRAEAIALKYDSEKDLAPKVLAKGKGKVAENILEKAKELNIPVQKDPSLTELLGKLDINETIPDELYRAVAEVFAFIYKMDRDAESRNR